Proteins from a single region of Nocardioides anomalus:
- a CDS encoding VOC family protein produces the protein MTIAVTPHLNFRGQARAALDFYRSVFGGEVVVLSYADMGQGQDPATADHVVWGQVSSPDGFRVMAYDVYPHLPLDPGQGAFFVSVRGSDAEELQGYWDGLAEGATVTAPLAPSAWAPLYGMLTDRFGITWVLDVATA, from the coding sequence GTCACCCCCCACCTCAACTTCCGCGGCCAGGCCCGCGCCGCCCTCGACTTCTACCGCTCGGTCTTCGGCGGCGAGGTCGTCGTCCTCAGCTACGCCGACATGGGCCAGGGCCAGGACCCCGCCACGGCCGACCACGTGGTCTGGGGCCAGGTCTCCTCGCCCGACGGGTTCCGGGTCATGGCCTACGACGTCTACCCCCACCTGCCGCTCGACCCGGGCCAGGGGGCGTTCTTCGTCTCGGTGCGCGGCTCGGACGCGGAGGAGCTGCAGGGCTACTGGGACGGCCTGGCCGAGGGTGCGACGGTCACCGCGCCACTGGCGCCCTCGGCCTGGGCGCCGCTCTACGGGATGCTCACCGACCGGTTCGGGATCACGTGGGTGCTCGACGTCGCGACGGCGTGA
- a CDS encoding LLM class flavin-dependent oxidoreductase, giving the protein MSDLSLSVLDLVPVRTDQSTSDAIAASLALARTADALGYTRYWLAEHHNMPAVAATNPPVLIGMVASATERIRVGSGGVMLPNHAPLVVAEQFGLLEAAFPGRIDLGIGRAPGTDPVTSYALRHGAGGVSDEAVSRFPEYVENVLAMMEPEGVGVSVAGRTHALKATPVARSVPTIWLLGSSDYSARLAAEKGMPYVFAHHFSGSGTAEALELYRQSFRPSPELAEPRTFLTVNAVVAPDADEAERLALPNLLMMLSLRTGAPLGPQLLVEEAEKVEVPDAHRPLLEAMRAKWVVGDPASAREQLETLATTYGVDEVMVHPVAAAHVGTDPTTSPTREETLSLLSRVGDRPLAV; this is encoded by the coding sequence ATGAGCGACCTCTCCCTCTCCGTCCTCGACCTGGTGCCGGTGCGCACCGACCAGTCGACCTCCGATGCGATCGCCGCCTCGCTGGCCCTGGCCCGCACCGCCGACGCGCTGGGCTACACCCGCTACTGGCTGGCCGAGCACCACAACATGCCGGCCGTGGCGGCGACCAACCCGCCGGTGCTCATCGGCATGGTCGCCTCGGCGACCGAGCGGATCCGGGTCGGCTCGGGCGGCGTGATGCTGCCCAACCACGCGCCGCTGGTCGTGGCCGAGCAGTTCGGGCTGCTCGAGGCGGCCTTCCCGGGCCGCATCGACCTGGGGATCGGCCGCGCGCCGGGCACCGACCCGGTGACGTCGTACGCCCTGCGCCACGGCGCCGGCGGCGTCAGCGACGAGGCCGTGTCCCGCTTCCCGGAGTACGTCGAGAACGTGCTGGCCATGATGGAGCCCGAGGGTGTCGGCGTCTCGGTGGCGGGGCGCACGCACGCGCTCAAGGCCACGCCGGTCGCGCGCTCGGTGCCGACGATCTGGCTGCTCGGCTCCTCCGACTACTCCGCCCGGCTCGCGGCGGAGAAGGGGATGCCCTACGTCTTCGCCCACCACTTCTCCGGGTCCGGCACCGCCGAGGCGCTCGAGCTCTACCGCCAGAGCTTCCGGCCCTCGCCCGAGCTGGCCGAGCCGCGCACCTTCCTGACCGTCAACGCGGTCGTGGCGCCCGACGCCGACGAGGCCGAGCGGCTGGCCCTGCCCAACCTGCTGATGATGCTCTCGCTGCGCACCGGCGCCCCCCTCGGCCCGCAGCTGCTGGTCGAGGAGGCGGAGAAGGTCGAGGTGCCGGACGCGCACCGCCCGCTGCTGGAGGCCATGCGCGCGAAGTGGGTCGTGGGCGACCCCGCGTCGGCCCGCGAGCAGCTCGAGACCCTCGCCACGACGTACGGTGTGGACGAGGTGATGGTCCACCCCGTGGCCGCCGCCCACGTGGGCACCGACCCCACCACGAGCCCGACCCGCGAGGAGACGCTGTCGCTGCTCTCTC